The Plasmodium vivax chromosome 7, whole genome shotgun sequence DNA window acatcaGTATATGGTAGTATACAGTAATGTACAGACGTATACAGCAACGTACAGACGTATACAGCAACGTACAGACGTATACAGTAATGTACAGCACTCTGGTTTCCTCTGCTAACGCCTTGCTTATTGGGGGAACATGCATAAATGCACTCTCTCGTATATTGTAAAATCTCAATTTGAATTCCTagttttaatttgtttaaaaatttaattagttttaattatatttaattttgttgcTTTTGATGGGTATGCATGGGGTGGGGTGGGTGTATACTCGTGGAGGTGAAAATCCGTATATAATGGCGTACTCTAAATAtacacgtgtgtgtgtgtgttttttctgctcagctagctattttaatttttctccctttttttttggctatttttggctatttttttttttttttttttttttttaaagacttgttcatattttttttgaaaaaatattattgtgTCAGTTAAAGAATAAACAGGGATTTATCAACTTTGTCCATTTCGCTCTTGTGCACGTCGCAGTTTTCAAACAACTTCTTATCATAATTGTTACACATTCCataattgaaaattttgaaatagTCCTTCTCTGCACCAAAACTTTTGGCCTTTCCGAATAGAGAGAAATTTTCCCAGCTAACAAGATTGTCggggttttccttttccttcatcattttgctgcccatgTTAGCCTGCTGTTCACAGTCTACTCCAACGTCCATCATGTTATTGCCGTTCATTATGTTCCTGTTGTTGCCTGAAAAATCAGGCCTTGCCGCTCCGTTGTTCTTCTGTTCTTTGTTAAGCATAAGGTACTTGCACAGCATGCGTTGCGTCCTGCTGTTACAATCTCCGCCGTTGCTCATGTGCACGCCGCTACTGTTCATGCTGCCCATGTTCATGTTCAAGCTCATGTCGTTGATGTTGCCCATGTTGAGAGGTAAGTCGTTGATGCTGTCCATGTTCAGGGGCAAGTCGTTCAGGCCGTTCATGTTGAGCGGCAGGTCGTTCAGGTTGTTCATGTTGAGCGGCAGGTCGTTCAGATCGTTCAAGTCGTTCACATTCATGTTGCCCATGTTGTTCAAATTGCCCATGTTGTTCAGGTTGCCCATCCCGTTCATGCCGTTCATGCC harbors:
- a CDS encoding hypothetical protein (encoded by transcript PVX_098775A; Apicoplast targeted protein. Curated by Stuart Ralph, Walter and Eliza Hall Institute of Medical Research, Australia.), producing the protein MLACCSQSTPTSIMLLPFIMFLLLPEKSGLAAPLFFCSLLSIRYLHSMRCVLLLQSPPLLMCTPLLFMLPMFMFKLMSLMLPMLRGKSLMLSMFRGKSFRPFMLSGRSFRLFMLSGRSFRSFKSFTFMLPMLFKLPMLFRLPIPFMPFMPFMPLTPLIPPMFMAMLLTLLMLFMLFIPRPFKPLTQFMLPPLFPLFMFMFMPLTLIPLTPPTPLALFMLFKLLMLPMLFKLLMLPMLFMLFKVFMALTLLFMVLALKKRSS